The following are from one region of the Oryzias latipes chromosome 12, ASM223467v1 genome:
- the LOC101158216 gene encoding PDZ and LIM domain protein 5 isoform X2, with protein sequence MSSSYSVSLPGPAPWGFRLQGGKDFCMPLTISRLTEGGKAASARMSIGDVILSINGISTESMNHLEAQNKIKACTGTLSLTLQRVSAVSKEEVHKEDGETNTKKPVVEPENHSSAPSDASKKRVIEDTEDWHPRTGTSQSRSFRILAQITGTENEQTSENGGKNEVVDTKPTVHTTPTAKTYSKSAAAPRNGNIAASTFKSSPAAQSKPSFQPGGLPGLQKMAAGPSFGRVSVPAPKGPDRPTPQPHPEDLNSLVQRAEHIPAGTRTPMCCKCNNVIRGPFLVAMGMSWHPEEFNCAHCRSSLAECGFVEEKDKVYCVHCYEQFFAPTCALCHQKILGEIINALKQTWHVSCFVCTACQQPIRSNVFHMEDGQPYCERDYNTLFNTTCHGCSFPIEAGDKFLEAVGHIWHDSCFVCVACCTSLEGQPFFSKKDKLLCKKHAHTVNI encoded by the exons ATGAGCAGCAGCTACAGCGTTTCCCTGCCCGGCCCTGCTCCGTGGGGCTTCAGACTGCAGGGGGGAAAGGATTTCTGTATGCCCCTCACCATCTCCCGA CTTACAGAGGGGGGCAAAGCAGCCAGTGCTCGCATGAGCATTGGAGATGTCATTCTTTCCATCAATGGCATTTCTACTGAAAGCATGAACCACCTTGAGGCCCAGAACAAGATAAAAGCCTGCACAGGTACCCTCAGCCTCACTCTGCAGAG agtCTCTGCTGTTTCTAAAGAAGAAGTGCACAAG GAGGATGGAGAGACAAACACCAA GAAGCCAGTGGTAGAACCTGAGAATCATTCGTCAGCACCGAGTGACGCCAGCAAGAAGCGTGTGATTGAAGACACCGAGGATTGGCACCCTCGGACGGGCACCTCACAGTCCCGCTCCTTCCGCATCCTCGCCCAGATCACCGGGACAGAGAATG AGCAAACTTCAGAAAATGGTGGGAAAAA CGAGGTAGTTGACACAAAGCCCACTGTGCACACCACACCCACAGCCAAAACCTATTCCAAGTCTGCAGCAGCCCCAAGGAATGGAAACATCGCTGCTTCAACTTTTAAAAGCAGTCCCGCAGCCCAGAGTAAACCCTCCTTCCAGCCCGGAGGTCTGCCAG GTCTTCAAAAGATGGCTGCAGGGCCTTCCTTTGGCAGGGTTTCTGTTCCGGCTCCCAAAGGACCAGACCGGCCCACTCCACAGCCACATCCAGAGGACCTGAACTCTCTGGTGCAGCGGGCCGAACACATCCCTGCTGGAACACGCACACCAATGTGCTGCAAGTGCAACAACGTCATCAG GGGTCCGTTCCTTGTGGCCATGGGCATGTCATGGCACCCAGAGGAATTCAACTGTGCTCACTGCCGCTCCTCCCTGGCAGAATGTGGATTTGTAGAAGAGAAGGACAAAGTGTACTGTGTGCACTGCTACGAGCAGTTCTTTGCGCCAACCTGTGCCCTCTGCCACCAGAAGATCCTGGGG GAAATCATAAATGCCTTAAAGCAGACCTGGCATGTGTCCTGCTTCGTCTGCACAGCCtgccaacagccaatcaggagcaACGTGTTTCACATGGAGGATGGACAACCATACTGTGAAAGAG ACTACAACACCCTGTTCAACACCACTTGCCATGGTTGCTCCTTCCCCATTGAGGCAGGAGACAAGTTCCTTGAGGCTGTTGGGCACATCTGGCACGACtcctgttttgtgtgtgtg GCATGCTGCACCAGTCTGGAAGGCCAACCTTTCTTCTCCAAAAAAGACAAGCTTTTGTGCAAGAAGCACGCTCACACAGTCAACATCTAA
- the LOC101158216 gene encoding PDZ and LIM domain protein 5 isoform X1 translates to MSSSYSVSLPGPAPWGFRLQGGKDFCMPLTISRLTEGGKAASARMSIGDVILSINGISTESMNHLEAQNKIKACTGTLSLTLQRVSAVSKEEVHKDEPQEIIKPVPITQPVASTAYTKPITQASPISNKTARPFGGSGGGFTASSPASTKVASIPSESSAFTPAAPSQPPHPPFPLQSSLAPQPAPANSVQKASPGRSAFTSPSASSSSSTSSSSARVTPSHPNVPQPSVYNTPINLYSNANASEVAIGQRRGLLESQGLSELVNGKPVVEPENHSSAPSDASKKRVIEDTEDWHPRTGTSQSRSFRILAQITGTENEQTSENGGKNEVVDTKPTVHTTPTAKTYSKSAAAPRNGNIAASTFKSSPAAQSKPSFQPGGLPGLQKMAAGPSFGRVSVPAPKGPDRPTPQPHPEDLNSLVQRAEHIPAGTRTPMCCKCNNVIRGPFLVAMGMSWHPEEFNCAHCRSSLAECGFVEEKDKVYCVHCYEQFFAPTCALCHQKILGEIINALKQTWHVSCFVCTACQQPIRSNVFHMEDGQPYCERDYNTLFNTTCHGCSFPIEAGDKFLEAVGHIWHDSCFVCVACCTSLEGQPFFSKKDKLLCKKHAHTVNI, encoded by the exons ATGAGCAGCAGCTACAGCGTTTCCCTGCCCGGCCCTGCTCCGTGGGGCTTCAGACTGCAGGGGGGAAAGGATTTCTGTATGCCCCTCACCATCTCCCGA CTTACAGAGGGGGGCAAAGCAGCCAGTGCTCGCATGAGCATTGGAGATGTCATTCTTTCCATCAATGGCATTTCTACTGAAAGCATGAACCACCTTGAGGCCCAGAACAAGATAAAAGCCTGCACAGGTACCCTCAGCCTCACTCTGCAGAG agtCTCTGCTGTTTCTAAAGAAGAAGTGCACAAG GATGAACCCCAAGAGATCATTAAGCCTGTGCCGATCACTCAGCCTGTGGCGAGCACCGCGTACACCAAGCCAATAACTCAGGCCAGTCCCATATCCAACAAGACAGCTCGGCCGTTTGGAGGGAGCGGCGGTGGGTTTACTGCCTCCTCCCCAGCTTCTACCAAAGTCGCCTCTATTCCCTCTGAGTCCTCAGCTTTCACCCCAGCCGCCCCCTCCCAGCCACCACACCCTCCCTTCCCACTCCAGTCCAGCCTTGCTCCACAACCAGCTCCGGCAAATTCGGTCCAGAAAGCCAGCCCTGGTCGCTCTGCTTTCACCTCCCCATccgcctcctcatcctcatctacctcctcctcttcagccAGAGTGACACCCTCCCACCCGAATGTCCCACAGCCTTCTGTCTATAACACACCTATCAACCTTTACTCCAATGCCAATGCTTCTGAGGTGGCCATCGGACAGAGGCGGGGCCTTCTGGAGAGTCAGGGGCTCTCTGAGCTTGTCAATGG GAAGCCAGTGGTAGAACCTGAGAATCATTCGTCAGCACCGAGTGACGCCAGCAAGAAGCGTGTGATTGAAGACACCGAGGATTGGCACCCTCGGACGGGCACCTCACAGTCCCGCTCCTTCCGCATCCTCGCCCAGATCACCGGGACAGAGAATG AGCAAACTTCAGAAAATGGTGGGAAAAA CGAGGTAGTTGACACAAAGCCCACTGTGCACACCACACCCACAGCCAAAACCTATTCCAAGTCTGCAGCAGCCCCAAGGAATGGAAACATCGCTGCTTCAACTTTTAAAAGCAGTCCCGCAGCCCAGAGTAAACCCTCCTTCCAGCCCGGAGGTCTGCCAG GTCTTCAAAAGATGGCTGCAGGGCCTTCCTTTGGCAGGGTTTCTGTTCCGGCTCCCAAAGGACCAGACCGGCCCACTCCACAGCCACATCCAGAGGACCTGAACTCTCTGGTGCAGCGGGCCGAACACATCCCTGCTGGAACACGCACACCAATGTGCTGCAAGTGCAACAACGTCATCAG GGGTCCGTTCCTTGTGGCCATGGGCATGTCATGGCACCCAGAGGAATTCAACTGTGCTCACTGCCGCTCCTCCCTGGCAGAATGTGGATTTGTAGAAGAGAAGGACAAAGTGTACTGTGTGCACTGCTACGAGCAGTTCTTTGCGCCAACCTGTGCCCTCTGCCACCAGAAGATCCTGGGG GAAATCATAAATGCCTTAAAGCAGACCTGGCATGTGTCCTGCTTCGTCTGCACAGCCtgccaacagccaatcaggagcaACGTGTTTCACATGGAGGATGGACAACCATACTGTGAAAGAG ACTACAACACCCTGTTCAACACCACTTGCCATGGTTGCTCCTTCCCCATTGAGGCAGGAGACAAGTTCCTTGAGGCTGTTGGGCACATCTGGCACGACtcctgttttgtgtgtgtg GCATGCTGCACCAGTCTGGAAGGCCAACCTTTCTTCTCCAAAAAAGACAAGCTTTTGTGCAAGAAGCACGCTCACACAGTCAACATCTAA